A window of the Gemmatirosa kalamazoonensis genome harbors these coding sequences:
- the wecB gene encoding non-hydrolyzing UDP-N-acetylglucosamine 2-epimerase, which translates to MNILHVVGARPNFPKLAPVHRAAKAQGIEQLVVHTGQHYDAALSEDFFRDLGIPAPDVNLTVGSGTHAAQTARIMERIEPVLEERRPDWVVVYGDVNSTMAAAIVASKLHLRVAHVEAGLRSHDRTMPEEINRLVTDRLADLLLTPSRDADEQLLREGEPESEIAFVGNVMVDSLFYALPAARATRFRQSLGADGSHVVVTLHRPSNVDTPERLRAVVDVLAEIARERPVYFPAHPRTRERLTRFGLDAGGVRLLDPVSYFEMLDLVEGAHAVVTDSGGLQEETTALGVPCFTVRQNTERPVTITEGTNRLTPDPAPLAALVRAAKRPAVPRRPEGWDGCAGVRAVAALAAR; encoded by the coding sequence ATGAACATCCTTCACGTCGTCGGCGCTCGGCCGAACTTCCCGAAGCTCGCTCCGGTGCACCGCGCCGCCAAGGCTCAGGGCATCGAGCAGCTCGTGGTGCACACCGGCCAGCACTACGACGCCGCGCTCTCGGAGGACTTCTTCCGCGACCTCGGCATCCCCGCGCCCGACGTGAACCTCACGGTGGGCTCGGGCACGCACGCGGCGCAGACGGCGCGCATCATGGAGCGCATCGAGCCGGTGCTCGAGGAGCGGCGCCCGGACTGGGTCGTGGTCTACGGCGACGTGAACTCGACGATGGCGGCGGCGATCGTCGCGTCCAAGCTGCACCTGCGAGTGGCACACGTTGAGGCGGGGCTGCGGAGCCACGACCGCACGATGCCGGAGGAGATCAACCGCCTCGTCACCGACCGCCTCGCGGATCTCCTGCTGACTCCCTCGCGCGATGCCGACGAGCAGCTGCTGCGGGAAGGGGAGCCCGAGTCGGAGATCGCGTTCGTCGGCAACGTGATGGTGGACAGCCTGTTCTACGCGCTGCCCGCGGCCCGCGCGACGCGCTTCCGCCAGTCGCTCGGCGCCGACGGCTCGCACGTCGTCGTCACGCTGCACCGGCCGTCGAACGTCGACACGCCGGAGCGTCTGCGCGCGGTCGTCGACGTGCTGGCCGAGATCGCGCGCGAGCGGCCCGTGTACTTCCCGGCGCACCCGCGTACGCGGGAGCGGTTGACGCGCTTTGGGCTCGATGCCGGCGGCGTGCGACTCCTCGACCCCGTATCGTACTTCGAGATGCTCGACCTCGTGGAGGGCGCGCACGCGGTGGTGACCGACTCCGGCGGCCTGCAGGAGGAGACGACGGCGCTCGGCGTGCCGTGCTTCACCGTGCGGCAGAACACCGAGCGGCCGGTGACGATCACCGAGGGGACGAACCGGCTGACGCCCGACCCCGCGCCGCTCGCCGCTCTCGTGCGGGCCGCGAAGCGCCCCGCCGTGCCGCGGCGTCCCGAGGGGTGGGACGGCTGTGCAGGGGTGCGCGCGGTCGCGGCGCTCGCCGCGCGATGA
- a CDS encoding Ig-like domain-containing protein, which translates to MSPTLPRAPRGTWAAAASLLVLVGACDSPSTAPSDLVPQAPNRESGTGATVKWLGLSASTTRLVVGKSFRYVALALNPSGQQITPVPAFVWSSSRADVATIDSTGLARALKPGQVSIVVRQRNDTLGAQTGVVLNVVDAVAGNTVALKVSPTTAKVAVGGTTQLTPTPVDAQGKAITGRTFSYSALKTAIATVTSAGVVKGVANGTTTVKVSCDGLTVSVPVEVGTASTSSTTSSTSTSTTTTTTTSPTTTASTPTAPTGTSTSTPVVATVTVSPAKLTVQAGSSQLLVASTLAANGTAVAGTTVTWSSSAPNVATVASDGRVTGVAAGTANVVATAGTVKATVPVTVTAAALPMGTQVTLAVQRFDGGSGPVMVSNGIPLTRGMVTVANLAQVHVVVNGVEQRVYVRPLYGRHSDGSLRALFVQFDYNIPNAAPIAATLVVGGGSRTQPDLAARPAKQVPAAAALPTDATYLVSTRWTGVTYAAKSLTPMSLAPQYESDYARLEAADWSACGPKFDCGRTAGYDRAYILYQAWQRSGNPTYWYHATAAAADYLNGYVIPNGGPTAWWSQTEGVAVHYWATGDEMSRYQLRKMAEMLAWMVRPGFSAYIGGTYGDDRFRAKAMMAALDAAMLEISTQPADAANYYKSMGAANTYYASYLTPSTLGTWVTAVLGTQRKNGQFGGRYYSAGTWSADSGGQSNYMVGMLLSALIRYYDEVSPDSRIPAAVKKCIDDMWAREWEPSQLAFEYHSLRGTDEGATTPARPNPEPGLNGFMAYPFAWYARVAGGATYDARVDQILTGLAQSVSRNWWAASGKAFDEAFAHLFNTFAFRAGLH; encoded by the coding sequence ATGTCCCCCACCCTCCCTCGTGCCCCGCGGGGCACCTGGGCCGCGGCGGCGTCGCTGTTGGTTCTGGTCGGCGCCTGCGACTCCCCGTCCACCGCGCCCTCCGATCTGGTCCCGCAGGCTCCGAATCGCGAGTCCGGTACCGGCGCGACCGTCAAATGGCTCGGCCTCTCCGCCAGCACCACGCGCCTCGTCGTGGGCAAGAGCTTCCGTTACGTCGCCCTCGCCCTAAATCCGAGCGGGCAGCAGATCACGCCCGTCCCCGCGTTCGTCTGGTCCTCGTCGCGCGCCGACGTCGCGACCATCGACTCCACGGGCCTCGCGCGCGCGCTCAAGCCCGGCCAGGTGTCGATTGTCGTCCGCCAGCGCAACGACACGCTCGGAGCGCAGACGGGCGTCGTGCTCAACGTCGTCGACGCCGTGGCCGGCAACACCGTCGCGCTCAAGGTCTCGCCGACGACCGCGAAGGTCGCCGTCGGCGGCACGACGCAGCTCACGCCGACGCCCGTCGATGCGCAGGGCAAGGCGATCACGGGCCGCACGTTCTCGTACAGCGCGCTGAAGACGGCGATCGCCACCGTCACCTCGGCCGGCGTCGTGAAGGGCGTCGCGAACGGGACCACGACGGTGAAGGTCTCGTGCGACGGCCTAACGGTCTCGGTGCCGGTGGAAGTCGGCACGGCGTCGACGTCGTCGACGACGTCGTCGACTTCGACCTCCACGACCACGACCACCACCACCTCGCCCACGACGACGGCGAGCACGCCGACGGCGCCGACCGGCACGTCCACGAGCACGCCGGTCGTAGCGACCGTCACGGTGTCGCCGGCGAAGCTCACCGTGCAGGCGGGCAGCTCGCAGCTCCTCGTCGCGTCGACGCTCGCCGCGAACGGCACTGCCGTCGCCGGCACGACCGTCACGTGGTCGAGCAGCGCGCCTAACGTCGCGACCGTGGCCAGCGATGGCCGCGTGACGGGCGTCGCCGCCGGCACCGCGAACGTCGTCGCCACCGCCGGCACCGTAAAGGCGACCGTGCCGGTGACGGTCACCGCGGCGGCCCTCCCCATGGGCACGCAGGTGACGCTCGCGGTCCAGCGCTTTGACGGCGGCAGCGGCCCGGTGATGGTCTCGAACGGCATCCCGCTCACGCGCGGGATGGTCACCGTGGCGAACCTCGCGCAGGTGCACGTCGTCGTGAACGGTGTCGAGCAGCGTGTATATGTGCGGCCGCTGTACGGCCGGCACAGCGACGGCTCGCTCCGCGCGCTGTTCGTGCAGTTCGACTACAACATCCCGAACGCGGCGCCCATCGCGGCGACGCTCGTCGTCGGCGGCGGCTCTCGCACGCAGCCCGACCTCGCGGCGCGCCCCGCGAAGCAGGTTCCGGCGGCGGCCGCGCTCCCGACGGACGCCACGTACCTCGTGTCCACGCGTTGGACCGGTGTCACGTACGCGGCGAAGAGCTTGACGCCGATGTCGCTCGCGCCGCAGTACGAGAGCGACTACGCGCGCCTCGAGGCCGCCGACTGGTCGGCGTGCGGGCCCAAGTTCGACTGCGGCCGGACGGCGGGCTACGACCGCGCGTACATCCTGTATCAGGCGTGGCAGCGCAGCGGTAATCCCACGTACTGGTATCACGCGACCGCCGCCGCTGCCGACTACCTCAACGGGTACGTCATCCCGAACGGCGGCCCGACGGCGTGGTGGAGTCAGACCGAGGGCGTCGCCGTGCACTACTGGGCGACCGGCGACGAGATGAGTCGCTATCAGCTGCGCAAGATGGCCGAGATGCTCGCGTGGATGGTCCGCCCCGGTTTCTCGGCCTACATCGGCGGCACGTACGGCGACGATCGCTTCCGGGCCAAGGCGATGATGGCGGCACTCGACGCCGCCATGCTGGAGATCTCCACGCAGCCCGCCGACGCCGCGAACTACTACAAGTCAATGGGCGCGGCGAACACCTACTACGCGTCGTACCTGACGCCGTCGACGCTGGGCACGTGGGTGACCGCGGTGCTCGGCACCCAGCGAAAGAACGGCCAGTTCGGTGGCCGGTACTACAGCGCCGGCACGTGGAGCGCGGATTCCGGCGGCCAGTCGAACTACATGGTCGGCATGCTGCTCTCGGCGCTCATTCGCTACTACGACGAGGTCAGCCCCGACTCGCGTATCCCGGCGGCGGTAAAGAAGTGCATCGACGATATGTGGGCGCGCGAGTGGGAGCCGTCGCAGCTGGCGTTCGAGTATCACAGCCTCCGCGGCACCGACGAGGGGGCGACCACGCCGGCGCGCCCGAACCCGGAACCGGGGCTGAACGGCTTCATGGCGTACCCGTTCGCGTGGTACGCGCGGGTGGCCGGCGGTGCGACGTACGACGCACGGGTCGACCAGATCCTGACGGGTCTCGCGCAGTCCGTGAGCCGCAACTGGTGGGCGGCGTCGGGCAAGGCGTTCGACGAGGCGTTCGCGCACCTGTTCAACACCTTCGCGTTCCGCGCGGGGCTGCACTGA
- a CDS encoding glycosyltransferase, with protein sequence MSAARSDDAPVPFHHTAEPPSPFARRILLVSPHFPPSTTVGGLRWQKMSQVAAEWGWGTDVVCNDPATLDDTDVARLRDLPPGMRLFGVPHSRAVGLRALDALLRVTRGLRVPARPRGRAVGAAAGAMPDGARAPGGGTPGSVARDEARRLRLSSRELFRNVTSLQWIGGELRWASTATALGSRLLDARHHVVVSSGPPHFAHVAARRIARRARLPHVVDMRDPWLLGERVAVGLASPTYFRVTEQFERRVMDDAALIVCNTELAARAMRAAYPRRADRIVTVMNGSDAEDRPSVARDPRFLVAYTGAIYFDRDPRLLFRASAQVIAELGLTPAEFGLELMGPVDVLSPPVVALAQQEGVEPFVRYHPPGPRSAAARLLASASLLVSLPQDTETAVPSKVFEYATYDAWLLALARRDSATALVLEGSSADVVAPDDVAGIAQVIRRHVLQYRNGERPVAVGADGRFSRRRQAVTLLEHVDRLTAISRES encoded by the coding sequence ATGAGCGCGGCGAGGAGCGACGACGCGCCGGTGCCGTTCCACCACACCGCGGAGCCGCCGTCGCCGTTCGCCCGGCGCATCCTTCTCGTGAGCCCGCACTTCCCGCCATCGACGACGGTGGGCGGGCTCCGCTGGCAGAAGATGTCACAGGTGGCGGCCGAGTGGGGGTGGGGCACCGACGTCGTGTGCAACGACCCGGCGACCCTCGACGACACGGATGTCGCGCGACTGCGCGATCTGCCGCCTGGCATGCGGCTCTTCGGCGTGCCGCACTCGAGGGCGGTCGGCTTGCGCGCGCTCGACGCGCTCCTGCGCGTGACCCGGGGCCTGCGCGTTCCCGCGCGGCCGCGCGGCCGCGCGGTGGGGGCGGCGGCCGGCGCCATGCCTGACGGCGCGCGGGCGCCGGGCGGCGGCACGCCGGGCAGCGTCGCGCGCGACGAGGCGCGCCGCCTCCGCCTGTCGTCGCGGGAGCTGTTCCGCAACGTCACGTCGCTGCAGTGGATCGGCGGCGAGCTGCGCTGGGCGTCGACCGCGACTGCGTTAGGCAGTCGGCTGCTCGACGCGCGTCACCACGTGGTGGTGTCGTCCGGACCGCCGCACTTCGCGCATGTGGCGGCGCGCCGGATCGCCCGGCGCGCCAGGCTGCCGCACGTCGTCGACATGCGCGATCCGTGGCTCCTCGGGGAGCGCGTCGCGGTCGGCCTCGCGAGCCCCACGTACTTTCGCGTCACGGAGCAGTTCGAGCGGCGCGTGATGGACGACGCGGCGCTCATCGTCTGCAACACCGAGCTCGCGGCGCGTGCGATGCGCGCCGCGTACCCAAGGCGCGCCGATCGCATCGTCACCGTGATGAACGGCAGCGACGCGGAGGATCGTCCGAGCGTCGCGCGCGATCCACGCTTCCTGGTCGCGTACACCGGCGCAATCTACTTCGACCGCGACCCGCGGCTGCTGTTCCGCGCCTCCGCGCAGGTGATCGCGGAGCTCGGGCTCACGCCCGCGGAGTTCGGCCTGGAGCTCATGGGCCCGGTCGACGTGTTGTCGCCGCCGGTCGTTGCGCTCGCGCAACAGGAGGGCGTCGAGCCGTTCGTGCGCTATCACCCGCCGGGCCCGCGCTCGGCGGCGGCGCGGCTGCTCGCGAGCGCGTCGCTGCTCGTGTCGCTCCCGCAGGATACCGAGACCGCCGTGCCGTCGAAGGTATTCGAGTACGCGACGTACGATGCGTGGCTGCTCGCGCTCGCGCGTCGCGACAGCGCCACGGCGCTCGTGCTCGAGGGCTCCAGCGCCGATGTCGTGGCGCCCGACGACGTTGCGGGAATCGCGCAGGTCATTCGTCGTCATGTGTTGCAGTACCGCAACGGTGAGCGCCCCGTCGCCGTCGGCGCCGATGGACGCTTCAGCCGCCGACGACAGGCGGTCACGCTGCTGGAGCACGTCGACCGCCTAACGGCAATTTCACGAGAGTCGTGA
- a CDS encoding glycosyltransferase family 4 protein produces the protein MSAASTVAALRRIGVPVVVLQMESASSLVSIRRGAVGERVISLSMTPLLSTTPLRTPGRLLRALVGNWVKRRFISLVLWTLIHRYGLRLVHFQYCAESYDEIRRAAERYGIPIVVTFRGSEVNVHFDSPEIGGVIRRLIRSAVRITTVSAGLGATLAELSPEAAKKSQVIRNAVPLSVWDASAAREPEPSRARDIDVLYAGNLVHVKGPDQLLQAFEIVRAAVPRAKLVLIGAGTMEAQLRRQVRAAGLEEAVRFDGRIDRAAILDYYNRARVLALPSRNEGMPLAAMEAQIVGVPVVAMDVGGVREVLLPGETGFVVPAGDVKAFADALRTLLEDEPRRVQFGKAARRHALAAFDPIDMASRYEAMYEQIAPDAKT, from the coding sequence GTGAGCGCCGCGAGCACGGTGGCGGCGCTGCGACGCATCGGTGTTCCGGTGGTCGTCCTGCAGATGGAGTCCGCGTCGAGCCTCGTGTCGATCAGGCGAGGCGCCGTCGGCGAGCGGGTGATCTCGCTGTCGATGACCCCGTTGCTCTCGACGACGCCGCTGCGGACCCCGGGACGTCTCCTGCGTGCGCTGGTGGGCAACTGGGTCAAGCGGCGGTTCATCAGTCTCGTGCTGTGGACCCTGATCCACCGCTACGGGCTGCGCCTGGTGCACTTCCAGTACTGCGCGGAGAGCTACGACGAGATTCGCCGCGCGGCGGAGCGCTACGGGATTCCGATCGTCGTGACGTTCCGTGGCAGCGAGGTGAACGTCCACTTCGACTCGCCGGAGATCGGCGGCGTGATCCGCCGGCTGATTCGCTCGGCGGTACGGATCACGACAGTCTCGGCCGGGCTCGGAGCCACGCTCGCCGAGCTGTCGCCAGAGGCGGCGAAGAAGTCGCAGGTGATCCGCAACGCCGTGCCGCTCTCCGTCTGGGATGCGTCGGCGGCGCGCGAGCCGGAGCCGAGCCGTGCGCGCGACATCGACGTCCTGTACGCCGGCAACCTCGTGCACGTGAAGGGGCCCGACCAGCTCCTCCAGGCGTTCGAGATCGTTCGCGCCGCCGTGCCGCGGGCGAAGCTGGTGCTCATCGGCGCCGGCACGATGGAGGCGCAGTTGCGCCGCCAGGTCAGGGCCGCGGGACTGGAGGAGGCGGTCCGCTTCGACGGGCGGATCGACCGTGCGGCGATCCTCGACTACTACAACCGCGCGCGCGTCCTGGCCCTGCCGAGCCGCAACGAGGGGATGCCCCTCGCGGCGATGGAGGCACAGATCGTCGGCGTTCCGGTCGTGGCGATGGACGTCGGCGGGGTGCGCGAAGTCTTGCTGCCGGGCGAGACCGGCTTCGTGGTGCCGGCCGGCGATGTCAAGGCTTTCGCGGATGCCCTTCGGACACTACTAGAGGACGAGCCCCGGCGGGTGCAGTTCGGCAAGGCGGCCCGACGTCACGCGCTGGCGGCGTTCGACCCGATCGACATGGCGTCCCGGTACGAGGCGATGTACGAGCAGATCGCGCCGGACGCCAAGACGTAG
- a CDS encoding exosortase C-terminal domain/associated protein EpsI: MRDAMRFAPAAILGVGCVMISGMRTQKRVPPRTHMSAVQISAPGFASKDTVISADEQKIAGMSDYVLRLFERDSTDLGFSVYIGYYDYQVQGKTIHSPKNCLPGAGWEALSASVQPVHAGGATYPVNRYMLANKGAQALVYYWYQGRGRVEANEYKVKYNLLHDAALYGRTEEALVRVVVPIDMRKLQRDGQAATYAAADSLAGQVATQLLPAVTKALPPSPAGS, from the coding sequence ATGCGTGACGCGATGCGCTTCGCGCCGGCGGCGATCCTCGGCGTCGGCTGTGTCATGATCTCCGGCATGCGCACGCAGAAGCGTGTGCCGCCGCGCACGCACATGAGCGCCGTGCAGATATCGGCGCCGGGCTTCGCCTCGAAGGACACCGTGATCTCCGCCGACGAGCAGAAGATCGCCGGCATGAGCGACTACGTGCTCCGGCTGTTCGAGCGCGATTCGACCGACCTGGGGTTCAGCGTCTACATCGGCTACTACGACTACCAGGTTCAGGGGAAGACGATTCATTCCCCGAAGAACTGCCTCCCCGGCGCCGGCTGGGAGGCGCTCTCCGCGAGCGTGCAGCCCGTGCACGCCGGCGGCGCGACGTACCCGGTGAACCGGTACATGCTCGCCAACAAGGGGGCCCAGGCGCTCGTGTACTACTGGTACCAGGGGCGCGGCCGCGTCGAGGCGAACGAGTACAAGGTGAAGTACAACCTCCTCCACGACGCCGCGCTGTACGGGCGCACCGAGGAGGCGCTCGTGCGCGTCGTCGTCCCGATCGACATGCGCAAGCTGCAGCGCGACGGGCAGGCGGCGACGTACGCGGCGGCGGACTCGCTCGCGGGGCAGGTGGCGACGCAGCTGCTGCCCGCGGTCACGAAGGCGCTGCCGCCGTCGCCCGCTGGGAGCTGA
- a CDS encoding lipopolysaccharide biosynthesis protein, with protein sequence MNRAAPVELPPAPTPASPPIPPAPGAGAHAGAQQHLDRRLFHSLAWSAASRWLMQLVTWASTIVVTRLLSPSDYGLLGYATLYMGFVTMVSELGFGSAIVVLRGLSDDEVAQINTISVLSGVAAFALSCALAVPLGHYFHAPNLPPVLFVLGTTFVIASLRAVPLALLQRELQFRQLAVRDSMGAFVAAAVAIALAEMGYRYWALAWSQVASTAVVLVLTLTLRSHRFMWPQWKPLRHVLTFSNRMVIGRLSWYVYSNADFFVAGRRLGQVALGGYTFGWTLTSLPVDKITALIGGITPAFFSAVQDDRAQLRRYLLMITEGLALLSIPASIGIGLTARELVPAVFGRQWVGVVPVVQVLCLYAAIRTVRPVLNNVLTVVGETRMLMWQGIVSAIVFPLGFWFGSRWGPVGIATVWTVIYPFQFWWGIDCLFRTGVVSRAEYLRALWPAVSGTLVMCVVVLAARALLPAQLSLLARALLEVAVGATAFGAATWLVHRERVMRVLRVLRNLRAGAA encoded by the coding sequence ATGAACCGCGCCGCTCCCGTCGAACTCCCGCCAGCCCCGACCCCCGCGTCGCCCCCGATCCCGCCAGCACCCGGCGCCGGCGCGCACGCCGGTGCGCAGCAGCACCTCGACCGCCGGCTGTTCCACAGCCTCGCGTGGAGCGCCGCGAGCCGGTGGCTGATGCAGCTCGTCACGTGGGCATCGACGATCGTCGTCACGCGCCTGCTCTCGCCGTCGGACTACGGTCTGCTCGGATACGCGACGCTGTACATGGGCTTCGTCACCATGGTCAGCGAGCTCGGATTCGGCTCGGCGATCGTCGTCCTGCGCGGGTTGTCCGACGACGAGGTGGCGCAGATCAACACGATCTCGGTGCTCTCGGGTGTGGCGGCGTTCGCGCTGTCATGCGCGCTCGCGGTCCCGCTAGGGCACTACTTCCACGCACCGAACCTGCCGCCGGTGCTGTTCGTGCTCGGCACGACGTTCGTGATCGCGTCGCTGCGTGCGGTGCCGCTCGCGCTCCTGCAGCGGGAGCTGCAGTTCCGCCAGCTCGCGGTGCGGGACTCGATGGGCGCGTTCGTCGCGGCCGCGGTCGCGATCGCGCTCGCGGAGATGGGCTACCGCTACTGGGCGCTGGCGTGGAGCCAGGTCGCGTCCACCGCGGTCGTGCTGGTGCTCACGCTCACGCTGCGGTCGCACCGGTTCATGTGGCCGCAGTGGAAGCCGCTGCGGCACGTGCTGACGTTCAGCAACCGCATGGTGATCGGCCGCCTCTCGTGGTACGTGTACTCGAACGCGGACTTCTTCGTCGCCGGCCGCCGGCTCGGGCAGGTGGCGTTAGGCGGCTACACGTTCGGCTGGACGCTGACGAGTCTCCCCGTCGACAAGATCACGGCCCTGATCGGGGGGATCACGCCGGCGTTCTTCTCCGCCGTGCAGGACGACCGCGCGCAGCTGCGGCGCTACCTGCTCATGATCACCGAGGGGCTCGCGCTCCTCTCGATCCCGGCGTCGATCGGCATCGGCCTCACGGCACGCGAGCTCGTACCCGCGGTGTTCGGCCGGCAGTGGGTCGGCGTGGTGCCCGTGGTCCAGGTGCTGTGCCTGTACGCGGCGATCCGCACGGTGCGGCCGGTGCTGAACAACGTGCTGACCGTCGTCGGCGAGACGCGCATGCTCATGTGGCAGGGCATCGTGTCGGCGATCGTCTTTCCGCTCGGCTTCTGGTTCGGCAGCCGGTGGGGTCCGGTGGGCATCGCCACGGTCTGGACGGTGATCTATCCGTTCCAGTTCTGGTGGGGGATCGACTGCCTGTTCCGGACGGGCGTCGTGAGCCGCGCGGAGTATCTACGGGCGCTGTGGCCGGCCGTGAGCGGCACACTCGTGATGTGCGTGGTGGTGCTCGCGGCGCGCGCGCTGCTCCCGGCGCAGCTGTCGCTGCTGGCGCGCGCGCTGCTGGAAGTCGCGGTCGGCGCGACGGCGTTCGGCGCGGCGACGTGGCTCGTGCACCGCGAGCGCGTGATGCGCGTGCTGCGGGTGCTGCGCAACCTGCGCGCGGGGGCCGCCTGA
- a CDS encoding exosortase/archaeosortase family protein produces MSDPARPLPMTDAAAPRPADATPLATPPAASPRPFSLRGIPPIPLLLSAALFAVLFERPFELLVKDWWSNPEAGHGLLLAPLAVYFAWKLGIAPDARPNRLVGGLLLLAAVFFRYLSDLAAELFTMRGSMIMAAAGLTVWYFGFRQLLRWWLPFALIALSVPLPELILNRIALPLQFTASKIGAGLLAWRDIPVMLTGNVIRIPGHQLFVAEACSGLRSLTALLSLGVLLGAITLTYPINRVLLLLISIPVAIVLNGVRVFLTGFLVFFVDPALGEGFMHITEGWLIFLVAFLILGGVAWALLALERFVASRRAGAMSDSKAVLDA; encoded by the coding sequence ATGTCCGACCCCGCCCGCCCGCTCCCGATGACGGATGCCGCCGCCCCGCGGCCGGCCGACGCGACGCCGCTCGCGACGCCGCCCGCGGCGTCGCCGCGCCCGTTCTCGCTGCGTGGGATCCCGCCGATCCCGCTGCTGCTGTCGGCGGCGCTGTTCGCGGTGCTGTTCGAGCGGCCGTTCGAGCTTCTCGTGAAGGACTGGTGGAGCAACCCGGAGGCGGGACACGGCCTCCTGCTCGCGCCGCTCGCCGTGTACTTCGCGTGGAAGCTCGGCATCGCGCCCGACGCCCGGCCGAACCGCCTCGTCGGCGGGCTGCTGCTCCTCGCCGCGGTGTTCTTCCGCTATCTCTCCGACCTCGCCGCCGAGCTGTTCACGATGCGCGGGTCGATGATCATGGCGGCCGCCGGGCTCACGGTGTGGTACTTCGGCTTCCGTCAGCTCCTTCGCTGGTGGCTGCCGTTCGCGCTCATCGCGCTGTCGGTGCCGCTGCCCGAGCTGATCCTGAATCGCATCGCGCTGCCGCTGCAGTTCACCGCGTCGAAGATCGGCGCCGGGCTCCTCGCATGGCGCGACATCCCGGTGATGCTCACCGGCAACGTGATTCGCATTCCCGGGCACCAGCTCTTCGTCGCCGAGGCGTGCAGCGGTCTGCGGTCGCTCACCGCGCTCCTCAGCCTCGGTGTGCTGCTCGGCGCCATCACGCTCACGTACCCGATCAACCGGGTGCTGCTGCTGCTCATCTCGATCCCGGTCGCGATCGTGCTGAACGGAGTGCGCGTGTTCCTCACCGGCTTCCTGGTGTTCTTCGTCGACCCGGCGCTCGGCGAGGGGTTCATGCACATCACGGAAGGGTGGCTGATCTTCCTCGTGGCGTTCCTCATCCTCGGCGGCGTCGCGTGGGCGTTGCTCGCGCTGGAGCGGTTCGTCGCCAGCCGGCGCGCCGGTGCCATGTCGGACTCGAAGGCGGTCCTCGATGCGTGA
- a CDS encoding class I SAM-dependent methyltransferase, translating to MSHAAPSIEEQTHFYDARWRDVRFVNAMKLQRAAAILEAIGEADLHQPRMLELGCGTGWLTAILAQFGPTVGVELSGEAVEAARARFPFAEFAQIDIGSWQPEREGFDVIVSHEVVEHLEDQRAHLALARHGLRRGGLLVLTTPNADTVRASETPSTPLSDQLIEHVLPRRELVALVASCGFEVVRHTTLIGRHGTRGVRRLLNSPRLRGLLASAGLLRTVDRVSLAAGAGLHTLVVARRT from the coding sequence ATGTCCCACGCTGCGCCGTCGATCGAGGAGCAGACCCACTTCTACGACGCGCGCTGGCGTGACGTGCGCTTCGTGAACGCCATGAAGCTGCAGCGGGCGGCGGCGATCCTGGAGGCGATCGGCGAGGCGGACCTCCACCAGCCGCGGATGCTCGAGCTGGGGTGCGGCACGGGATGGCTCACGGCCATTCTCGCGCAATTCGGTCCGACGGTCGGCGTGGAGCTCTCCGGCGAGGCGGTGGAGGCCGCGCGGGCTCGGTTCCCATTCGCCGAGTTCGCGCAGATCGATATCGGGAGCTGGCAGCCCGAGCGCGAGGGCTTCGACGTGATCGTGAGCCACGAGGTGGTCGAGCACCTCGAGGACCAGCGGGCGCACCTCGCGCTCGCGCGGCACGGGTTGCGGCGGGGTGGGCTGCTCGTCCTCACTACGCCGAACGCCGACACGGTGCGAGCGAGCGAGACGCCGAGCACACCGCTCTCCGATCAGCTCATCGAGCACGTGCTGCCCCGGAGGGAGCTGGTGGCGCTCGTCGCGTCCTGCGGGTTCGAGGTGGTGCGCCATACGACGCTGATCGGCCGACACGGGACGCGCGGGGTACGCCGTCTGCTCAACTCGCCTCGCCTCCGCGGCCTGCTGGCTTCGGCCGGGCTGCTCCGGACGGTCGATCGCGTGTCGCTCGCGGCGGGCGCCGGCCTCCACACGCTGGTCGTCGCCCGTCGTACCTGA